From the genome of Blautia pseudococcoides, one region includes:
- a CDS encoding DUF11 domain-containing protein, with translation MAERNNGTGGRASAKGPFVCDSKMILFSGRPTSWYEVEMVTGRADLRGSLIPDSDVNAIGCNVLDYYIYGYDQTANQLVRVDDSGAIDVLTPRPQGLPAAFYHVGTLDLNGYYYLYMSGERRFYTVDLRPGSSTYLKLVDPASGYTEQTDNYGTVLTEPLQIGDWVWHPRENVLYGVADDGTVYRIDPNGQVTALDTTGPNPGSVFGAAVMDQNGVLYAVSSGDGTIYRYLIEQDRAQAARFSQTVQNTFQDGTMCPYAALEVDFGDAPDIGGTAGSGNYNTLLTSDGPRHRIIDGLTLGLQITGETEAHQNAAADGDDLERQIQDDALTVPLASLTVTDNTYHVNAAVRNLTGALANLYGWVDFNNNGLFEEDEAVHQTVPSSSQTQIISLDFTVPPSTQLRPGHTFLRLRLTTDDLPEGTLQGQDARSVGPASDGEVEDYIIGIQSRAELSVEKTAEPELLNEGDQIIYTITVRNQGPNPALEVQLTDDIPPEILLPEYSTDHGGTWNPWTGSLEIGEMQAGEERTVLIRGSFSSSTATEVENTARVTTASQDDNPDDNTSTVVTPVNRLADLSVAKTAVPSAGIAGESIVFEIEVENKGPDEALNAKMMDHIPAELEKPEISYDGGVTWRTFEGQTSVFDIPAGGSVMFHVRGDIPASATGSFFNTAEAQSDTPDPDLSNNKDTIEIPVDQWADMTVIKTASETSVYEGERIQYAVLIENKGPSDAANVTLTDVVPEQIIEMEFSLNGGNVWNIWSGSYTWPVFLAGSSVTVLLRGTVVSGFTGTLINTAHVSSSVPDPEPDNNSSKVQVAVEPGADLVLTKTAGTESIIAGQRVVYTITARNEGPGRAENVVIQDTASPYLMEAEYSIDKGTTWLPWGGSYAVTSLDAGERVEVLLRGRTEPSFTGSLVNSAFVSSDTPDPEPDNNSDEAEVTVDASADLSVKKSAEPNPARPGAPITYEVIVKNAGPSDALQVTLEDAMPSALVNLECSSDDGENWYPWNGSWTAAFLAAGTFVRLLLRGFVPHNATGQLSNFAEVSSSTRDPYPDNNTCNLVTPVAQMPELSITKTAYPDCAVPCEYLIYTILLENSGSADAYGVVLADYIPRELWNLQFSIDGGRTWAEWKGSERIGTIKKGETVALLIAGMVHARACGVITNTASVFSSGSEEYFPDDTVTMTTPVKRCRCCEPARPMPLEKSRVYQEFFDQMP, from the coding sequence ATGGCGGAGAGAAATAATGGTACAGGGGGGCGGGCTTCGGCCAAGGGACCCTTTGTCTGTGATTCTAAAATGATCTTGTTTTCAGGAAGGCCCACAAGCTGGTATGAGGTGGAGATGGTGACCGGCAGGGCAGATCTGCGGGGCAGCCTGATTCCTGACAGTGATGTGAATGCCATTGGCTGCAATGTGCTGGATTATTATATTTATGGATACGACCAGACAGCAAACCAGCTTGTCCGAGTGGATGACAGCGGTGCGATTGATGTTCTGACACCAAGACCGCAGGGACTGCCTGCGGCTTTTTATCATGTGGGGACTTTGGATCTGAACGGGTACTATTATCTGTACATGTCAGGGGAGCGGAGATTCTACACCGTAGATTTAAGGCCGGGTTCCTCAACATATTTAAAACTGGTGGACCCGGCCTCCGGTTATACCGAACAGACGGACAACTACGGTACAGTGCTCACAGAACCGCTGCAGATTGGAGACTGGGTGTGGCATCCCCGGGAAAATGTCCTGTATGGGGTGGCAGATGACGGGACCGTATACCGGATAGACCCAAACGGTCAGGTGACGGCTCTTGATACTACAGGGCCTAACCCAGGCAGTGTTTTTGGGGCAGCTGTCATGGACCAGAACGGGGTGCTCTATGCGGTATCCAGTGGGGATGGGACTATCTACCGGTATCTGATCGAACAGGACAGAGCCCAGGCAGCCAGATTTTCACAGACGGTGCAGAATACATTCCAGGATGGAACCATGTGCCCTTATGCGGCGCTGGAAGTGGATTTTGGAGATGCCCCTGATATCGGAGGGACAGCCGGCAGCGGGAATTATAATACCCTGCTTACAAGTGACGGGCCCCGTCATCGGATCATTGACGGACTGACCCTGGGACTGCAGATAACAGGGGAGACGGAAGCACACCAGAATGCCGCAGCAGACGGGGATGATCTGGAGAGGCAGATACAGGATGACGCGCTGACGGTTCCTCTGGCCTCCCTGACTGTGACGGATAACACATATCATGTGAACGCGGCTGTCAGGAACCTGACAGGGGCATTGGCCAATCTGTATGGCTGGGTAGACTTTAACAATAACGGATTGTTTGAGGAGGATGAGGCAGTGCATCAGACTGTGCCTTCCAGTTCTCAGACACAGATCATTTCTCTGGATTTTACAGTTCCACCCTCCACACAGCTTCGGCCGGGGCATACATTTTTAAGGCTGCGCCTTACCACGGATGACTTGCCGGAAGGGACGTTACAGGGGCAGGATGCCAGGAGTGTGGGTCCTGCGTCTGACGGAGAGGTGGAGGATTATATCATCGGGATCCAGTCAAGGGCAGAGTTGTCTGTGGAGAAGACGGCTGAACCAGAATTGCTGAATGAGGGAGATCAGATCATCTACACGATCACGGTAAGAAATCAGGGGCCAAATCCGGCCCTGGAGGTACAGCTTACAGATGATATTCCCCCGGAAATCCTTCTGCCGGAGTACAGTACAGACCATGGGGGGACATGGAACCCATGGACGGGCAGTCTGGAGATCGGGGAGATGCAGGCCGGGGAGGAGCGGACAGTCCTTATCCGGGGAAGCTTCAGCAGCAGTACAGCCACTGAGGTGGAGAATACGGCACGTGTCACAACAGCTTCCCAGGATGACAACCCGGATGACAATACCTCCACAGTGGTGACACCGGTGAACCGTTTGGCTGATCTGTCAGTAGCCAAGACCGCAGTTCCATCTGCAGGAATTGCAGGAGAATCCATCGTATTTGAAATAGAGGTGGAAAACAAAGGACCGGATGAAGCCCTGAACGCAAAAATGATGGATCATATTCCGGCAGAACTGGAAAAACCGGAGATCTCTTATGACGGGGGAGTGACTTGGAGGACATTTGAGGGCCAGACCAGTGTATTTGATATACCGGCAGGCGGCAGTGTAATGTTCCATGTCAGAGGGGATATTCCGGCATCGGCCACAGGCAGTTTTTTCAATACCGCAGAGGCACAGTCCGATACACCGGACCCGGATCTGTCAAACAATAAAGATACCATAGAGATACCTGTTGATCAGTGGGCGGATATGACTGTGATAAAAACAGCTTCGGAGACTTCGGTATATGAAGGGGAGAGAATCCAATATGCCGTACTAATTGAAAACAAGGGGCCATCCGATGCGGCGAACGTAACGCTGACAGATGTTGTTCCGGAACAGATCATAGAAATGGAGTTTTCCCTGAATGGTGGAAATGTGTGGAATATCTGGAGCGGTTCGTATACCTGGCCTGTTTTTTTGGCCGGAAGCAGCGTGACTGTGCTGCTGCGGGGGACAGTGGTTTCAGGATTTACCGGTACGTTGATCAATACCGCGCATGTGAGTTCGTCTGTTCCTGACCCAGAGCCGGATAACAATTCATCAAAAGTCCAGGTTGCTGTGGAACCGGGGGCAGATCTGGTATTGACGAAAACGGCAGGTACGGAAAGTATTATAGCCGGGCAGAGGGTGGTCTACACGATCACAGCCAGAAACGAGGGACCGGGCAGGGCGGAGAATGTAGTGATCCAGGATACGGCATCCCCCTATCTGATGGAGGCAGAGTATTCTATTGACAAAGGAACTACCTGGCTCCCCTGGGGAGGTTCCTATGCCGTCACATCCCTGGATGCGGGAGAACGGGTGGAGGTTTTGCTGAGAGGACGGACAGAGCCTTCCTTTACAGGAAGCCTTGTCAACTCAGCTTTTGTAAGTTCTGACACTCCGGACCCTGAGCCGGACAATAATTCAGATGAGGCGGAGGTAACCGTGGATGCATCTGCCGACCTGTCTGTAAAGAAAAGTGCAGAGCCAAACCCTGCCAGACCGGGAGCGCCTATTACCTATGAGGTCATTGTGAAGAATGCGGGACCGTCGGATGCCCTGCAGGTTACACTGGAAGATGCCATGCCGTCAGCGCTGGTGAATCTGGAATGTTCCAGTGATGACGGGGAAAACTGGTATCCGTGGAACGGCTCATGGACCGCTGCATTTCTGGCAGCAGGTACGTTTGTAAGACTTCTGCTTCGGGGATTTGTGCCCCATAATGCAACGGGACAGCTCTCCAATTTTGCGGAGGTGAGCAGCAGTACAAGAGACCCTTATCCTGACAATAACACATGTAATCTTGTAACGCCGGTTGCGCAGATGCCGGAGTTATCTATCACCAAGACTGCTTATCCGGACTGTGCTGTACCATGTGAATACCTGATTTATACCATTCTTCTGGAAAACAGTGGTTCCGCGGACGCATACGGGGTGGTACTTGCCGATTATATTCCAAGGGAGCTGTGGAATCTACAGTTTTCTATAGACGGAGGAAGGACCTGGGCCGAGTGGAAGGGGTCAGAACGTATTGGTACCATAAAGAAAGGGGAAACCGTGGCGCTACTCATCGCAGGCATGGTCCACGCAAGAGCCTGCGGTGTTATTACAAACACGGCGTCTGTATTCAGCTCCGGTTCGGAAGAATATTTTCCGGATGACACGGTTACCATGACCACACCGGTAAAAAGATGCCGCTGTTGTGAACCCGCAAGGCCAATGCCTTTGGAAAAGAGCAGGGTGTATCAGGAATTTTTCGATCAAATGCCATAA
- a CDS encoding helix-turn-helix domain-containing protein codes for MDGTDLAKIVMNPVRMRIAQYLLLHEHGTTVQIGEELSDVPKASLYRHMRILEDAGLIQVVQENKKRGTVEKVYKLNQDNPLDSKEPGKEEIGQLIHSSLLGIMGEFQRYLKRDDVDPRKDMISLSSVVLLLSDEEFQEFFGKLGELYSSVLDHQPDGKRKPRKLTLISSPVTEEKKKKEGLGREERKC; via the coding sequence ATGGATGGAACGGACCTGGCAAAAATAGTTATGAATCCGGTGAGAATGCGGATCGCCCAGTATCTTCTTCTCCATGAACACGGCACAACCGTGCAGATTGGGGAAGAGTTGAGCGACGTGCCAAAGGCCAGCCTGTACAGGCATATGAGGATCCTGGAGGATGCGGGGCTGATACAGGTGGTGCAGGAGAACAAAAAACGGGGAACTGTGGAGAAGGTTTATAAGCTCAATCAGGATAACCCTTTGGACAGCAAGGAACCGGGGAAAGAGGAGATCGGACAGCTTATACACAGCTCCCTTTTAGGGATCATGGGGGAATTCCAGCGGTATCTGAAGAGAGATGATGTGGATCCGCGGAAGGATATGATATCTCTGTCATCTGTGGTTCTTCTTTTGTCAGACGAAGAATTTCAGGAGTTTTTTGGAAAGCTGGGGGAACTCTACAGCAGTGTTCTGGATCATCAGCCGGACGGGAAGCGGAAGCCGAGAAAACTGACCCTTATCTCATCCCCTGTAACAGAAGAAAAGAAAAAGAAAGAAGGCCTGGGCCGGGAGGAAAGAAAATGTTAG
- a CDS encoding ABC transporter ATP-binding protein, translating into MNFVIEHLSKAFEKKQVLKDISFTFDSGKIYGLLGRNGAGKTTLFNCLNRDLRADGGAFFLLENGEKKEISAEDIGYVLSTPTVPEFLTGREFLKFFIDINESSIADKKSEDAYFSIMNIEEEDRDKLLKDYSHGMKNKMQMLINIIAQPRLLLLDEPLTSLDVVVAEEMKQLLRSLKQDRIIIFSTHIMELALDLCDEIVILNHGELEVVDQSNLDSGEFKDKIIRALKEEEND; encoded by the coding sequence ATGAATTTTGTCATAGAACACCTTTCAAAAGCTTTCGAGAAAAAGCAGGTACTAAAAGATATTTCTTTTACATTTGACAGCGGAAAGATTTATGGATTGCTGGGAAGAAACGGAGCAGGCAAAACCACACTTTTTAACTGTCTGAACCGGGATTTAAGGGCAGACGGAGGTGCGTTTTTTCTGCTGGAGAATGGGGAGAAAAAAGAGATCAGCGCAGAGGATATCGGGTATGTGCTGTCAACGCCCACTGTACCGGAATTCCTGACAGGAAGGGAATTTTTAAAGTTTTTCATTGATATCAATGAAAGCAGTATTGCAGATAAAAAATCGGAGGACGCGTATTTTTCCATTATGAATATTGAGGAGGAGGACAGGGACAAGCTACTGAAAGACTACTCCCATGGCATGAAAAATAAGATGCAGATGCTGATCAATATAATCGCACAGCCCAGGCTTCTTCTTTTGGATGAACCGCTGACCTCCCTGGATGTGGTGGTGGCAGAGGAGATGAAACAGCTTCTGCGCTCGTTAAAGCAGGACAGGATCATTATTTTTTCCACCCATATTATGGAGCTGGCCCTGGATTTGTGTGATGAGATCGTAATTCTCAACCACGGGGAGCTGGAGGTGGTGGACCAGTCCAATCTGGACAGCGGGGAGTTTAAGGACAAGATCATACGGGCACTGAAGGAGGAGGAGAATGATTAG
- a CDS encoding ABC transporter ATP-binding protein → MLEIRNFSKTYKGGKRAVSDLNLHVEAGDIYGFIGHNGAGKSTTIKAVVGVLEFEEGEILIDGRDIRKSPVECKQILAYIPDNPDLYEHLTGIQYLNFVGDIYGVGAKERKDLIQKYGDMLEITSSLGDLISSYSHGMKQKTALISALIHKPKLMVLDEPFVGLDPKATHTLKEVMHEMCENGSAIFFSTHVLDVAEKLCNKIAIIKGGSLMVAGTTKELTQEESLESLFLEVIDHDKE, encoded by the coding sequence ATGTTAGAGATCAGAAATTTTTCAAAGACTTATAAAGGTGGAAAGCGTGCGGTCAGTGACCTGAACCTGCATGTGGAGGCTGGGGATATCTACGGTTTTATCGGACATAACGGGGCAGGCAAGAGTACCACCATAAAGGCAGTGGTAGGTGTTCTGGAATTCGAGGAGGGCGAGATCCTGATTGACGGCAGGGATATCAGGAAGTCACCTGTGGAATGTAAGCAGATACTGGCTTATATTCCGGATAATCCTGATCTGTATGAGCATTTAACAGGAATCCAGTACCTGAATTTTGTAGGTGACATTTACGGGGTTGGGGCAAAAGAGAGGAAAGACCTGATCCAGAAATACGGTGATATGCTGGAAATCACCAGCAGCCTTGGGGACTTGATCTCTTCCTATTCCCATGGAATGAAACAGAAGACAGCCCTTATCTCCGCACTGATCCACAAACCTAAACTCATGGTGCTGGATGAGCCGTTTGTAGGGCTTGACCCCAAGGCAACCCATACACTGAAGGAAGTCATGCATGAGATGTGTGAGAACGGCAGCGCGATCTTTTTTTCCACCCATGTTCTGGATGTTGCGGAGAAACTTTGTAATAAGATAGCGATCATCAAGGGCGGAAGCCTGATGGTGGCAGGCACCACGAAAGAGCTGACCCAGGAGGAATCTCTGGAAAGCCTGTTCCTGGAGGTGATCGACCATGACAAAGAGTAA
- a CDS encoding GyrI-like domain-containing protein: MKYDWRKQEKELYSPRGKAVVVEVPKQKFIMISGKGDPNQDAFSERVGALYALAYSIKMRYKAEHKGAGQDEMEEFAVYPLEGVWDMDDEAGAEAHVLEDKARLIYTVMIRQPDCITEERYREALGEVKKKKPNPLLDEITFRTCEEGLCVQILHTGLFDDEPESFEKMDRFLKENQLERKGHTHREIYLKDMSRTSPEKMKTILRYRVCEKQ; the protein is encoded by the coding sequence ATGAAGTATGATTGGAGAAAGCAGGAGAAGGAATTGTACAGTCCCCGGGGGAAGGCGGTGGTTGTGGAGGTTCCAAAACAGAAGTTTATTATGATAAGCGGAAAAGGGGATCCGAATCAGGATGCGTTTTCTGAGCGGGTTGGCGCGCTTTATGCTCTTGCCTATAGTATAAAGATGCGGTATAAGGCGGAACATAAAGGGGCAGGGCAGGATGAGATGGAAGAATTCGCAGTGTATCCCCTGGAAGGTGTTTGGGATATGGATGACGAAGCGGGGGCTGAAGCCCATGTGCTGGAGGATAAGGCGCGGTTGATCTATACGGTTATGATACGTCAGCCGGACTGTATTACAGAGGAAAGGTATCGGGAAGCTCTTGGGGAAGTGAAGAAGAAAAAACCGAATCCTCTGTTGGATGAGATCACTTTCCGTACGTGTGAGGAGGGACTGTGTGTGCAGATACTTCACACGGGGCTGTTTGATGACGAGCCGGAATCTTTTGAAAAAATGGACCGATTTCTGAAGGAAAACCAACTGGAGAGAAAGGGACACACGCACAGGGAAATCTACTTAAAAGATATGAGCCGCACGTCACCGGAAAAAATGAAAACAATCCTGCGGTACAGGGTTTGTGAAAAACAGTAA
- a CDS encoding MGMT family protein, producing MANEDKKDFNAMLHKDTGMPKVQTVTDEKTIQKYGGSRMYFAPPLHYDEVMKRIPKGRLTTVGEIRSYFAEIGHADFTDPITAGIFVSIAAWASYQRTEDITPYWRTLKASGELNPKYPGGVEAQKEKLEAEGHSIGQKGRTNIKYYVKDFEKALYPLT from the coding sequence ATGGCAAATGAAGATAAAAAGGATTTTAACGCCATGCTGCATAAAGACACAGGTATGCCTAAGGTACAGACCGTGACGGACGAGAAGACAATACAAAAGTATGGGGGAAGCAGGATGTATTTTGCCCCGCCGCTGCATTATGATGAGGTTATGAAGCGTATCCCAAAGGGACGGCTGACCACAGTGGGGGAAATCCGCAGCTATTTTGCCGAAATCGGCCATGCGGACTTTACAGACCCCATCACAGCCGGTATCTTTGTATCTATAGCAGCCTGGGCCAGTTACCAGAGGACTGAGGATATTACGCCTTACTGGCGCACACTGAAGGCCAGCGGGGAGCTGAATCCCAAATATCCCGGCGGAGTGGAGGCTCAAAAGGAAAAACTGGAGGCAGAAGGCCACAGCATTGGGCAGAAGGGCAGAACAAATATAAAATATTATGTGAAGGACTTTGAGAAAGCATTGTACCCTCTGACATAG
- a CDS encoding FtsX-like permease family protein has product MNIFHKVALQGLKKNRTRTLVTIIGVALSAALITAVAAFAVSLQNYMINGAVVKYGDWHIMFPDVDSVFVQEQTADSRAAGVTSAENIGYAVLEGGENPDKPYLFISGFDRETFDMLPISILSGRMPENGSEILVPAHVAANGGVQISVGDTLTLSVGARQAGDERLSQHDPYRAGEEMLVSTAEKTYTVVGICQRPSFEEYAAPGYTLITMADEAETAGRFSAFVTMEKPGQVRSYAKSVGEGHAYVLNDDVLRFMGISDDKLFNTILYSIGIIMAALVMLGSVFLIYNSFHISLNERTHQFGILMSVGATEKQLRNSVLFEGICIGAIGIPMGILIGIPGIKLVLALVAKNFANVLYANVPLTLKVSVPALLAAGVISMITILISAYIPAKKAARTPVMECIRQTNEIKVDAKHVKTGKFTRRFYGLEGILASKNFKRNKRRYRSIILSLTLSVLLFVASSSFVTDLKQASEQAKVVTDFDIGLDAKNMDDGEMLEIFEKLKTAKDVTGSSYQSVMKYTCAVSTEELSEDYRKSANGVLQEGTENLSAEIQFLDDNTFLKIAQDLGLSLGEYTMKDTGMGEEVKLIAVAKMEDNSGEAEDVSQLADLFRNPTEEVTVIPKANGKPIMEWGQNVRITCVETVPPDTPSFSGSYEQQPYFFQIMAPWSLKDKLVPPNLLVDVRGKGLTFLSDVPAQSTAQMQDILDGTGITSDYTLQNIYGLLDQTRNILFIVNLFAVVFITMISLIAVANVFNTISTNIKLRRREFAMLRSVGMSDRDFNKMMRFECVLYGLRTLLFGLPISAIFSWIIYKGMVMGGGTKIAFIFPWSSLAISILGVFLVIFITMLYATEKIRKENIIDALRDDMG; this is encoded by the coding sequence ATGAACATTTTTCATAAAGTAGCCCTGCAGGGACTAAAAAAGAACCGGACCAGGACCCTTGTAACTATTATCGGGGTTGCCCTGTCAGCCGCCCTGATCACAGCGGTGGCTGCCTTTGCCGTGTCTCTGCAGAATTATATGATAAACGGGGCAGTGGTAAAATACGGGGACTGGCACATTATGTTTCCGGATGTGGATTCCGTTTTTGTACAGGAACAGACTGCTGACAGCAGAGCCGCAGGCGTGACGTCCGCGGAGAATATAGGCTATGCGGTGCTTGAGGGCGGAGAAAATCCTGATAAACCGTATTTATTTATCTCCGGGTTTGACCGGGAAACTTTTGATATGCTTCCAATCAGCATTTTGTCAGGCAGGATGCCGGAGAACGGCAGCGAAATACTTGTCCCGGCCCATGTTGCGGCAAACGGCGGCGTTCAGATTTCGGTTGGCGATACGCTTACCCTTTCGGTGGGAGCCCGCCAGGCCGGGGATGAGAGACTCAGCCAGCACGATCCTTACCGGGCAGGTGAGGAAATGCTGGTTTCCACGGCAGAGAAAACCTATACGGTTGTGGGGATCTGCCAAAGGCCGTCTTTTGAGGAGTACGCTGCACCGGGATACACGCTGATAACTATGGCAGATGAGGCAGAGACAGCAGGACGTTTCAGCGCGTTTGTTACCATGGAGAAACCGGGACAGGTCCGTTCTTACGCCAAGAGCGTGGGGGAAGGCCATGCTTATGTGCTGAATGATGATGTACTGCGTTTTATGGGGATTTCAGACGATAAGCTGTTCAATACAATACTTTATTCCATTGGTATCATAATGGCTGCCCTGGTTATGCTGGGGTCTGTATTTTTGATCTATAATTCCTTTCATATCTCATTAAATGAACGTACACATCAGTTTGGTATTTTAATGTCAGTCGGCGCTACGGAAAAGCAGCTTAGAAATTCTGTGCTGTTTGAAGGGATCTGTATCGGCGCGATCGGTATTCCAATGGGCATTCTGATCGGTATTCCGGGTATCAAGCTGGTACTTGCTCTTGTGGCAAAGAACTTTGCCAACGTACTTTATGCCAATGTACCACTGACTTTGAAGGTGTCGGTTCCCGCGCTTTTGGCGGCTGGGGTGATCAGTATGATAACCATTCTGATCTCAGCCTATATTCCGGCAAAGAAGGCGGCAAGAACACCTGTGATGGAGTGTATCCGCCAGACCAATGAGATCAAGGTGGACGCCAAACACGTAAAGACAGGAAAATTCACACGGCGTTTCTACGGCCTGGAGGGAATCCTGGCATCAAAAAATTTCAAGAGAAATAAGAGGCGGTACCGCAGTATTATCTTATCTCTGACTCTGAGCGTGCTTCTGTTTGTGGCATCCAGCTCTTTTGTTACAGACTTGAAACAGGCATCAGAACAGGCAAAGGTGGTCACTGACTTTGATATCGGCCTTGATGCCAAGAATATGGATGACGGGGAAATGCTGGAGATTTTCGAGAAGCTGAAAACAGCCAAAGATGTTACGGGAAGCTCCTATCAGTCTGTTATGAAGTACACCTGCGCGGTTTCCACGGAAGAACTCTCAGAGGATTACCGGAAGTCTGCGAATGGAGTGCTGCAGGAGGGGACAGAGAATCTGTCCGCTGAAATTCAGTTTCTTGACGACAACACCTTTCTGAAAATTGCGCAGGATCTGGGTCTGTCGTTAGGTGAATATACCATGAAGGATACCGGCATGGGGGAAGAGGTGAAGCTGATCGCTGTTGCTAAAATGGAGGATAACAGCGGAGAGGCTGAAGATGTGAGCCAGCTTGCTGATCTGTTCAGGAATCCTACCGAGGAGGTCACTGTCATTCCGAAAGCAAATGGGAAGCCAATTATGGAATGGGGACAAAATGTAAGAATTACCTGTGTGGAAACCGTACCTCCGGACACCCCGTCCTTTTCGGGCAGCTATGAGCAGCAGCCATACTTTTTTCAGATCATGGCACCCTGGTCTCTTAAAGACAAGCTTGTACCACCCAATCTTTTGGTGGATGTCAGAGGCAAAGGCCTTACCTTTTTATCGGATGTTCCGGCACAGTCCACAGCACAGATGCAGGACATATTAGATGGGACAGGGATCACCTCGGACTACACGCTGCAAAATATCTACGGCCTTTTGGATCAAACCCGCAATATACTTTTCATCGTGAATCTGTTTGCGGTTGTCTTTATCACCATGATCTCGCTGATCGCGGTGGCCAATGTGTTCAACACCATTTCCACTAACATCAAACTGCGGAGACGTGAGTTTGCCATGCTCCGCTCTGTGGGTATGTCGGACCGGGATTTCAATAAGATGATGCGTTTTGAGTGCGTTCTTTATGGGCTGCGGACCCTGTTGTTCGGACTGCCCATCTCTGCCATCTTCTCCTGGATCATTTATAAGGGAATGGTTATGGGGGGAGGTACGAAGATCGCATTTATATTTCCATGGAGCAGCCTGGCCATCAGTATACTTGGCGTTTTCCTGGTGATATTTATCACTATGCTGTACGCAACAGAGAAGATACGAAAAGAAAATATCATAGATGCACTTAGGGATGATATGGGCTGA
- a CDS encoding ABC transporter ATP-binding protein — MEFLKVDDLCKVYGRGENQVTALDHVSLTIEKGEFTAIIGSSGSGKSTLLHAIAGVDVPTDGKVYLNGQDVYSQSNEKLAVFRRRQVGLIYQFHNLIPTLNVVENITLPILMDKRKVNKERLNDLLNLLGLQERRTHLPNQLSGGQQQRVAIGRALMNAPQVMLADEPTGSLDSRNGHEIIKLLKESNQKYGQTLLLVTHDENIALQANRIIGISDGKVVRDERQVAR; from the coding sequence ATGGAGTTTTTAAAAGTTGATGATCTATGTAAGGTCTATGGCAGGGGGGAGAATCAGGTCACTGCGCTCGATCATGTTTCACTGACTATTGAGAAGGGGGAATTTACTGCGATCATCGGTTCTTCCGGTTCCGGCAAATCTACTTTGCTCCATGCCATTGCCGGTGTGGATGTGCCCACAGACGGGAAGGTGTATCTGAACGGGCAGGATGTGTATTCCCAAAGCAATGAAAAGCTTGCTGTTTTCCGCAGGCGGCAGGTGGGGCTGATCTATCAGTTTCACAATCTCATCCCTACTTTGAATGTGGTGGAAAATATAACGCTGCCTATCCTGATGGATAAGCGCAAAGTCAACAAGGAGCGGCTCAATGACCTGCTGAACCTGCTTGGGCTGCAGGAACGCAGGACGCATTTGCCAAACCAGCTTTCAGGAGGCCAGCAGCAGCGTGTAGCCATTGGGCGCGCCCTGATGAACGCACCCCAGGTCATGCTTGCCGATGAGCCTACAGGCAGCCTGGACAGCCGTAATGGACACGAGATCATCAAACTGCTGAAAGAAAGTAATCAAAAATATGGGCAGACCCTGCTCCTTGTGACCCATGATGAAAATATTGCCCTGCAGGCTAACCGTATCATTGGGATATCTGACGGAAAAGTGGTGCGGGATGAGAGGCAGGTGGCACGGTAA